GACAAAGGGCCACCAGAGAATGAGTTGGCGGGTACGGGGTTGAATGTGGGGCCGAATTCTTTGAAAATTCTGCGTCAATTTAGCCCAGAATTAGCCGATAGCTTGCAGGTGGAAGGGGTGAGTTTACCGTGGGAGTCTTGGGTTGCAGGGATAACGGATGGGACGGTGATTTTTGACTTACCCTTATCTCAAGTGGCGGAGAATGCGGGTATTCGTATCCGTTGGGCCGAACTCTATCGGCAGTTGCGGCAACCTTTGGGCGATCGCATTCGTTACAATACGATCGCGCTGAGTATGGGGTATCGAGATTCGGATCGGCTGTATTTAGAGATTGAAAACCAGGAAACGGGTATTCGGGAAGCTTTTGAAGATATTGATTTGATTGTGGGCTGCGATGGGCGCTATTCGCAAGTTCGCAGCAGCTTTTTTGGCGGTTCTCCCACTCCCGAACATTTAGGCGTTTGTCTCTATCGCCTGTTGGTTCCCCAGAAAGGCGGGTTAATTGCAGACTATCAGCAATGGTTTTATAACGGTTCTCGCTTGTTGAGTTTTGCCATTCCGGGGGATGAAGTTTATATTGCGGGTTCGTTTCCCCTGGATGCAAGTTTGGAAATTCGCGACAACCAAAAGACGGTGGAATACCTGCGCCAATGTTACACCCCACCCCCAGGGTTAAGTCCGGTTTGTCAGTTCCTGGTGGATGCGGTATGCGAGCATTTAGAAGAGATTCACTGGGCTAGAGTACAGGATATCCCGATTGTATTTGGCGACGAGGGGGGGCGCGTTTTATGTTTGGGGGATGCCTCCCATGCCATGTATCCTACATTAGGACAAGGGGCCTCGCAGGCGTTTGAGGATGGTTGTTATGTGGGGGCCTTGTTGCGTCAAGCCTTGCAAGAAAGTTTAGTTGATTTTCCGGCATTAGTGGCGCGGCTGGAACAGGTGAGGCGCGATCGCATTACCTTTGTGCGCCAATTTTCTCGCGAGGCGAGTGACTCGCTGTTAGCCGGATCGCATCCCGTGGCGGAATTGCAAGCCAAGACGCAACCCGCCTTTTTAGCCAAGCTGAGAAGACTCTATCAGGATACGCCCTTACTCGCAGAAGCGCTGACTTTGGGTTGAAAGAAAGATTCCCCGGCGACATAGCGGCGACTGGGGGACATATCCGGTTCTGGCCCGGTTTCGGCTTGACCTTCAAAGGTGAGTTCTAGCTGAACGCCGTTGGGGTCATAGACAAATAATTGCCAAAGGGTGGTACCCGGAACTAAGAATTCGCGCCATTCTAACCCGTGGCGGG
This window of the Desertifilum tharense IPPAS B-1220 genome carries:
- a CDS encoding NAD(P)/FAD-dependent oxidoreductase, whose translation is MRERSHRVAIIGAGVVGCLVAYGLRECPDVEVICIDKGPPENELAGTGLNVGPNSLKILRQFSPELADSLQVEGVSLPWESWVAGITDGTVIFDLPLSQVAENAGIRIRWAELYRQLRQPLGDRIRYNTIALSMGYRDSDRLYLEIENQETGIREAFEDIDLIVGCDGRYSQVRSSFFGGSPTPEHLGVCLYRLLVPQKGGLIADYQQWFYNGSRLLSFAIPGDEVYIAGSFPLDASLEIRDNQKTVEYLRQCYTPPPGLSPVCQFLVDAVCEHLEEIHWARVQDIPIVFGDEGGRVLCLGDASHAMYPTLGQGASQAFEDGCYVGALLRQALQESLVDFPALVARLEQVRRDRITFVRQFSREASDSLLAGSHPVAELQAKTQPAFLAKLRRLYQDTPLLAEALTLG